A genome region from Equus caballus isolate H_3958 breed thoroughbred chromosome 19, TB-T2T, whole genome shotgun sequence includes the following:
- the SSR3 gene encoding translocon-associated protein subunit gamma isoform X1, whose amino-acid sequence MAPKGGSKQQSEEDLLLQDFSRNLSAKSSALFFGNAFIVSAIPIWLYWRIWHMDLVQSAVLYSVMTLVSTYLVAFAYKNVKFVLKHKVAQKREDAVSKEVTRKLSEADNRKMSRKEKDERILWKKNEVADYEATTFSIFYNNTLFLVLVIVASFFILKNFNPTVNYILSISASSGLIALLSTGSK is encoded by the exons ATGGCTCCCAAAGGCGGCTCGAAACAGCAGTCCGAGGAGGACCTGCTCCTGCAGGATTTCAGCCGCAACCTCTCGGCCAAGTCCTCCGCGCTCTTCTTCGGGAACGCCTTCATCGTGTCCGCCATCCCCATCT GGTTATATTGGCGAATATGGCACATGGATCTCGTTCAGTCTGCTGTTCTGTATAGTGTGATGACCCTCGTAAGCACTTACTTGGTAGCCTTTGCCTACAAAAATGTGAAATTTGTTCTTAAGCACAA agtagcacagaagagggaggacGCTGTTTCCAAGGAAGTGACTCGAAAGCTGTCTGAAGCCGATAATCGGAAGATGTCTCGGAAGGAAAAAGACGAAAG AATCCTGTGGAAGAAGAATGAAGTTGCTGATTATGAAGCTACAACCTTTTCCATCTTCTATAACAACACCCTCTTCCTGGTCTTGGTCATTGTTGCTTCCTTCTTTATCTTGAAGAACTTCAACCCCACAGT GAACTACATTTTATCCATAAGTGCTTCATCAGGCCTCATCGCCCTCCTGTCTACTGGCTCCAAGTAG